From the Trifolium pratense cultivar HEN17-A07 linkage group LG4, ARS_RC_1.1, whole genome shotgun sequence genome, the window TTGTAATTTCAAACTTGTGAATCCAAATATAGATATCAATAAtatagtttaaatttttgtgttaaaatcttaaattttgatactataattaaaatatttaatataaattcaagtgtttaaatttaaaatagtaaaatttaatctgaattttaaaatttgtgtgaAATACAATGTCATTTAACTAAATATTTGTTTGAAGAATTTTTGAAAAGTTATATTTAATGACTCGTTCATCCAACTAAAATCAATCCGTTTACCACTGTGTTGGGTCGGTCTAAGtttgattgaagaaaaaaaaaacttttattgaGTTATGTTATAGGTTTAGCCAAAATCGGTCCAACCTGACTCGCAGACACCCTTAAAGTTGGTGATTAGAGTGTACGTATGCCAGCAAAACGCGAACCACATAGGGTATTACAGATTGAGTATAGTAAAATAACCATccgttataattttttttggggggcGGGGTTGGAGGTTGGGTATATCCACTAATTTTTGGgttgggttacccaaattatttttaaattttttattattaaatatctaaatggcgaatcataatattttttcataaaaataactcaaacattgtattttcttgaaaaatagtgtcattttttttcactattAAAAATTGTCACTCATTTTTTGTGTAAACCTACTAATTTATGGGTTGAATAGTGAGTtatccaaataattttttttttctctttttaatatcaaatgactaaatgatgaatcatcatatttgtttataaataatagataattttttttaccgtataaatttagaatttaatccttgaccaaaaaaataataatttagaattcAATTTATATACATCGTCGGTTTAAAGTTATTTGACAAATGTatctaataatatattgacGATTTTAATGGATATGCACCGatagtgtaaaatatttttacacgatcgtccaatgAACAACTATCATTTTGTCACGTCATATACTAAAACCAACTTtgaataaaaaatctaataatttCTACCCTTCCAAATAACCCGTATAATGGAGTGTCACACAAGCAACAACCCTTTTTTAGCCTTCTCTATAATACATAGAATAAAATTTAATGAACTTGTCCACAAATCTTAGCTCAACTgacagaaatgtcgaaattgctagtgtcggacgtcAGGACCGAGGTTCGAACTCCGTTCACtctactttgtgtgtgtgagttttcattggctttgtcatttcgtctatcaacaaaaaaaaaaaacttaatgaaCTTATAACATACATAATAAGAATGCATATTTCCTATCCTTATATTCCCAAAAATTTACAAACATCacttgaaacaaacaaaccTACAAAAAAAGGTTtccaataaaaaagagaaactgAAAATCTAGTTTTgacgaaaaagaaaaataatacataatacCCCCTTCGATTCACATTATCACTCACTTTAAAGATCgttttaaattataagtcactttaaATAAAAATGTCTCAAATTATAATATACACTATagtaacattaaaaaaattaatatcatgCATACTCTTTGTTATTTATTACTCACTAATCATTCCATTCATTTAATTTCTCTTTTGTATAGTATtattaaattctaattttataaagtaactcataattatttttaccATATAACTTTAGAATTTaattcttgaccaaaaaaataataatatacaatttaatttatgtACATCATCGGTATAAATTTATTATACACATGCatctaataatatattgacaTATGATGTAATGTGTTTTAAAATGCATGACAtgtcacatttattaaatgatgtggcaacacattgTTGTTCGCATGTGTAAAATGATTTTACACAGACATTGCACCACAATATTAAACTCATaaatttaactatattttttaatttatatgaaatCAAAAGAACTAAAAATTTATGATATGATAGAGTGAGTaacatacgataattaattagTGTCACCACTGCTTAATCTAGTTTCTCATCTTAAAGGAGTAATTCCTACAAAGGTTTGATGATGAAAATGGAagagaaaattatttacactaCTTGTAGTCAAAATGAAGGAGACCCTAACTATATATGCGGAACCATACAAATGGGTGCTTTTCTTCGAATTGTGGGTTTTACATTTGCACATTTAGCAATTGCTTTAGACCCATTGAAACTTAAATCTATGTCACTAAGTACAATAGCTTCACATGGCACACCACGACTACAAACCAAAGCCACTCCTTCTTGTGTTGCAGAAGTTCCTCTAATGTTCTTGAAGAGCACTTTTCTTATCTTAATTTGTGATGGACTCTGTaaaagttgaagaagaaaataaaccTTCATTAGAAGCAAATTTACCGTCTTTCCAATTTTGTCCGTTAACTATACAAACATAAttgagttaaatatgtttttaatcccTCCAAATAGTAtaccaaatttaatttatagtccctctaaaaaatttcttcaaattttaattccctaaattaaatatttagtccttattttttttttacaaaagttcaTGTAGCATATTCAAAATGCATTTTATTTGATTACATGTGATTGATtgataagaaattaaaatatcattagttTAATAGTTTAACTATTTACTTGCAATTTTAAATAGTTAAAGTATTAATCTAATGATATTTTAAGGTCTTTATAATGATAtgtcataaaaaaatcatttggaatATGCTATGTAAACTTTTGTAAAATGACAGagactaaaattgaaaacataaaatttagaGGACTAAAGTttgaaggaaaatgttaaaagGACTAATAATAAAAGTTGCGTTATTTaaagggaccaaaaacatatttaaccaaaCACTATTAATCCATAAGTCACGTTAGTATATGATATTAATATGTTAGCTATTACTAACATGacattttcatatactttactgaTTATAGCAataagttttatatatttttaagacTAATTATATTTCTAATGTTTATTGATGAAATTGATAGTGTTTATTccataaataattgaaaagcaAAGTGACCTTTAGTTGAAGAAATACCTTTTTTGAGCACTGGTTCCATGGACAATACTCTTGATCAATAATAATCGGGTTGGTGACATTAACCATTATGATATCTTCAAAATGCAAATGAGATGCGATAGAAACTACTGAGGTACCAGGCCATGTTTTGATCCTTACACCATTATCTGTGTTATTTAGTGTGCAATTTTTTACAGTAAGATCCACAACAGGTTCTTCATTTGGATATCTTCCTAGACTTCCAACACTAATACCATGTCCCGGACCACATGTCACGTTTCGAATCGTGATTTGTCTGCTACCATCTCCTAAAGAGATACAATCATCACCAGTGCCAATTTTAGAGTTGATGATTTGCACTTTAGTTGATCTTCCAATGTGAATTCCATCGGTGTTTGGACTAGTTTCAGGTGCATTGATGTTGAAATTTCTAAATGTTACATTGTTGCACCCGAAAACATTGGCGTGAAAGTATTTGCTGTCTTTTGAGTTTATGTCTTGGATAATTGAATTGTTGAGGAATGCAAAACCGAAATTCTGTCAAAAGTACAATTTCTTAAGTTGATTGAAATGCATTGTCATTAGTTTttcaattatgaaaattatgagAATAAGTACTCAAATTTCACACGATTTTATAAAGTAATTAACTAAATGACtttagaccagatacattagttattgaatgaacctaaaaactaaaaaatgaatttttgcttATTTATGTGACTGAAGGGAGTAAT encodes:
- the LOC123922431 gene encoding polygalacturonase-like; this translates as MNSQLSITTIALLLLLLLLASNVTAQPGVFNIRKYGAPNGDITNYKFVCFSYSLVFLFVKALKSAWKDACASSSPSKVVVPSGWYKLQQIDLEGPCNAPIEVRVHGKILAPKNPYHLNGQDQWVRFQYINFFTLSGRGTFDGQGEMAWTQNDCGRNTNCNRHAMNFGFAFLNNSIIQDINSKDSKYFHANVFGCNNVTFRNFNINAPETSPNTDGIHIGRSTKVQIINSKIGTGDDCISLGDGSRQITIRNVTCGPGHGISVGSLGRYPNEEPVVDLTVKNCTLNNTDNGVRIKTWPGTSVVSIASHLHFEDIIMVNVTNPIIIDQEYCPWNQCSKKSPSQIKIRKVLFKNIRGTSATQEGVALVCSRGVPCEAIVLSDIDLSFNGSKAIAKCANVKPTIRRKAPICMVPHI